The proteins below are encoded in one region of Arenibacter algicola:
- a CDS encoding SDR family NAD(P)-dependent oxidoreductase yields the protein MDFKDKVAIVTGAGQGIGLEICKQLVAHGANVILNDLDVVLAEEAVAKMDRKKGKCIAFPGDSGDISVINQMVDKAVEEFGKLDIVVANAGITLFGEFLSYPSESFFEVMKVNLGGSFFLAQAAANQMKKQGLGGSILFMSSVTGHQAHENLAAYGMSKAALEMLAKNLVIELSPYKINVNTVAPGATLTERTLKDKDYFGTWENITPMGRPASVNDIAQAVLFLISDNAKHITGQSLVIDGGWTSVSPSPYKK from the coding sequence ATGGATTTTAAGGATAAAGTTGCTATTGTGACAGGGGCCGGGCAGGGTATAGGCCTGGAAATCTGTAAACAATTGGTTGCCCATGGGGCCAATGTTATTTTGAATGATTTGGATGTCGTTCTCGCTGAGGAGGCAGTGGCAAAAATGGACCGGAAGAAAGGAAAATGTATTGCTTTCCCTGGAGATTCAGGGGATATATCGGTCATAAACCAAATGGTGGACAAGGCCGTTGAAGAATTTGGAAAATTGGATATAGTAGTGGCCAATGCAGGGATTACCCTCTTTGGGGAATTCCTTAGCTATCCGTCGGAATCTTTTTTTGAGGTGATGAAAGTCAATTTGGGTGGCAGTTTCTTTTTGGCCCAGGCAGCGGCCAATCAAATGAAAAAGCAAGGTTTGGGCGGTTCTATACTTTTTATGTCGTCCGTAACCGGTCATCAGGCTCATGAAAACTTAGCGGCCTATGGGATGAGCAAGGCGGCATTGGAAATGTTGGCCAAGAACTTGGTCATAGAGCTATCGCCCTATAAAATAAATGTCAATACCGTGGCCCCAGGGGCTACCTTGACAGAAAGGACCTTGAAGGATAAAGACTATTTTGGGACCTGGGAAAATATTACGCCCATGGGCAGACCTGCATCTGTAAATGATATAGCGCAGGCAGTTTTGTTCTTGATCTCCGATAACGCCAAACACATAACGGGACAGAGTTTGGTGATCGATGGGGGTTGGACATCGGTAAGTCCGTCTCCTTATAAAAAATAA
- a CDS encoding SMP-30/gluconolactonase/LRE family protein, with amino-acid sequence MNPEVVSGIICELGEGPLWDDSKKKICWVDILNGNIHEWSSITYTLNTISVGQMIGAMALSDKGNYIAAVKDGFVFINRKTGEVDMIKNPETHMPENRFNDGKCDPVGRFWAGTMPIAEDKSSGSLYVLDASLNVGKKESNISVSNGLAWSLDHKTMYFIDSPTRKVVAYDYNKESGELANKRTVITIAEEDGFPDGMTIDNEGMLWIAHWGGWQVARYDPGTGKKLLSISMPVSQVTSCAFGGETMEDLYITSARKGLSELELEKQPLAGSLFVVRNCGHKGLPAFQFKSIT; translated from the coding sequence ATGAATCCAGAAGTAGTTAGTGGAATTATATGCGAATTGGGCGAAGGTCCACTTTGGGATGACTCCAAAAAAAAGATATGTTGGGTAGATATTTTAAATGGAAATATCCATGAATGGTCTTCAATAACCTATACTTTGAATACCATTTCGGTTGGCCAAATGATCGGGGCTATGGCACTTTCCGATAAGGGAAATTACATCGCAGCCGTAAAAGACGGATTTGTGTTCATTAACCGGAAAACAGGGGAAGTCGATATGATAAAGAACCCAGAAACACATATGCCGGAAAACAGGTTTAATGATGGGAAATGTGATCCTGTAGGTCGATTTTGGGCAGGGACCATGCCCATCGCAGAAGATAAATCTTCTGGCAGCCTTTATGTGCTGGATGCTTCATTAAATGTTGGGAAAAAGGAATCCAATATTAGCGTTTCCAACGGTCTGGCCTGGAGCCTGGATCACAAAACTATGTACTTTATAGATTCCCCCACCCGCAAAGTAGTGGCTTATGATTACAATAAGGAAAGTGGGGAATTGGCCAACAAAAGAACGGTCATTACCATTGCCGAGGAGGACGGCTTTCCGGATGGAATGACAATAGATAACGAGGGAATGTTATGGATAGCGCATTGGGGAGGGTGGCAGGTAGCCCGCTACGACCCTGGTACGGGAAAAAAATTATTGTCCATTTCCATGCCGGTTTCCCAAGTTACCTCCTGTGCCTTTGGTGGGGAAACCATGGAAGATCTATATATAACTTCAGCTAGGAAGGGGCTCAGTGAATTGGAACTGGAGAAGCAACCCTTGGCTGGGTCCTTATTTGTAGTCAGGAATTGTGGCCATAAAGGACTCCCTGCCTTTCAGTTTAAGAGTATAACTTAA